A single Inediibacterium massiliense DNA region contains:
- a CDS encoding diguanylate cyclase domain-containing protein — protein sequence MEKKFNSNLGKKIDLLDTIMITMFFILIIIFSYGGLNQNPINIFVLLFVMIGMLIGYYTNMTAAILYAILFDFFYASAYIFLNIYKSFSIESSIYFWSVFLPISTIFFAYKGKLIKEIQDENYKLKKENQDLVMIDRETGLRSSQSFFNDIQAYMNISKRYKVKTYLMLIQIKYEKEVIKILGESQYNKIIHQLSKLIDHILREEDKKYILRDMNLFGILFLSNQDGDRQVENRLREQIKKIDFKEETFINKINLEVIIGTASYDEEIIHNPYEFFKMAQKDMEYDV from the coding sequence ATGGAAAAAAAATTTAATTCTAATTTAGGAAAAAAGATTGATTTATTAGATACCATTATGATTACTATGTTTTTTATATTGATTATAATTTTTTCATATGGAGGATTAAACCAAAATCCTATTAATATATTTGTATTATTATTTGTTATGATCGGAATGTTGATTGGATACTATACAAATATGACAGCAGCAATATTGTATGCTATTTTGTTTGATTTTTTTTATGCCAGTGCTTATATATTTTTAAATATATACAAGTCATTTTCTATTGAATCGAGTATCTATTTTTGGAGTGTATTTCTTCCAATAAGTACTATATTCTTTGCTTATAAGGGGAAGCTTATAAAAGAAATACAAGATGAAAATTATAAGCTAAAAAAAGAAAACCAAGATCTTGTAATGATTGACCGAGAAACAGGGTTAAGAAGTTCTCAATCTTTTTTCAATGATATACAAGCATATATGAATATTAGTAAGAGATATAAAGTAAAGACTTATTTAATGCTTATTCAAATCAAATATGAAAAAGAGGTTATAAAAATATTAGGAGAAAGTCAATACAATAAAATCATTCATCAATTATCTAAGCTTATTGATCATATTTTAAGAGAAGAGGATAAAAAATATATATTAAGGGATATGAATTTATTTGGCATTTTATTTTTATCCAATCAAGATGGAGATAGACAAGTTGAAAATCGATTAAGAGAGCAAATAAAGAAAATAGATTTTAAAGAAGAAACGTTCATTAACAAAATTAACCTTGAAGTTATAATAGGAACAGCTTCATATGATGAAGAGATCATTCATAATCCATATGAATTTTTTAAAATGGCCCAAAAGGATATGGAATACGATGTTTAA